One Kineococcus aurantiacus genomic window carries:
- a CDS encoding MarR family transcriptional regulator: MLPVGQQDHAVEDDVEGDAGDGAGDEVVEAVLAGSRAVVGISVRSLADAMESLTLQQYRVLVLICSRGPLRSGALAAAIGVHPSTFTRAVDRLVAAGWVTREDNPDTRREVMVAPTERARVLVGQVLDRRRAEFEAVLARLGEDDRASVREGFSRFAQAAGDVDLTDATALGYES; encoded by the coding sequence GTGCTCCCAGTCGGACAGCAGGACCACGCCGTCGAGGACGACGTCGAGGGCGACGCCGGGGACGGTGCCGGGGACGAGGTCGTCGAGGCCGTGCTCGCGGGGTCGCGCGCCGTCGTGGGCATCAGCGTCCGGTCCCTCGCGGACGCCATGGAGTCCCTGACGCTGCAGCAGTACCGCGTCCTGGTGCTCATCTGCTCGCGCGGTCCGCTGCGCAGCGGGGCGCTGGCCGCCGCCATCGGCGTGCACCCCTCGACGTTCACCCGCGCGGTCGACCGGCTGGTCGCGGCCGGGTGGGTCACCCGCGAGGACAACCCGGACACCCGCCGGGAGGTGATGGTCGCCCCCACCGAGCGGGCCCGGGTCCTCGTCGGTCAGGTGCTCGACCGGCGCCGCGCCGAGTTCGAGGCCGTGCTCGCCCGCCTGGGCGAGGACGACCGCGCCAGCGTCCGGGAGGGTTTCTCCCGGTTCGCCCAGGCCGCCGGGGACGTCGACCTCACCGACGCCACGGCGCTGGGGTACGAGAGCTGA
- a CDS encoding DUF2630 family protein — MDERDIHQQIDELVATEHRLRQALQAGELTAEEEHAQLRAAEEALDQAWDLLRQREARRNAGQDPDSASVRPVSEVEHYQQ, encoded by the coding sequence ATGGACGAGCGCGACATCCACCAGCAGATCGACGAACTGGTCGCCACCGAGCACCGCCTGCGCCAGGCGCTGCAGGCCGGTGAGCTGACCGCCGAGGAGGAGCACGCGCAGCTGCGCGCGGCCGAGGAGGCCCTGGACCAGGCCTGGGACCTGCTGCGCCAGCGGGAGGCCCGCCGCAACGCCGGCCAGGACCCCGACAGCGCCTCGGTGCGTCCCGTCAGCGAGGTCGAGCACTACCAGCAGTAG
- a CDS encoding MFS transporter produces MSHPDTSTRPQILRQPVAVWAVAFAAVVSFMGIGLVDPILPAIAGQLGATKAQTLLLFTSYLGITGLAMLLTGWVSSRFGAKKTLMTGLVLIVAFAALAGSSGSIAEIVGFRAGWGLGNALFIATALATIVGAASGGTANAIILYEAALGLGIATGPLLGGLLGEVSWRGPFFGTAVLMAIAFIAIATLLPATPRPAVKTSVKDPVRALRHPGLRTVAVMAFLYNFGFFTLLAYTPFALGISSPTRLGLVFFGWGVCLAVASVALAPRLQRRFGAVPVVSAMLALFALVLVVEAVFVETRTVLVVGTIVAGVFLGVNNTIVTELVMEVSPVQRSTASAAYSCVRFIGGAIAAWAAGELGEVFTDWSPFVLGALGVAVGLLVLTAGRRHLAVAHHDPAPHSAAEAQAVTAGDA; encoded by the coding sequence GTGTCGCACCCTGACACCAGCACCAGACCGCAGATCCTCAGGCAGCCCGTCGCGGTGTGGGCCGTCGCCTTCGCCGCCGTCGTCTCCTTCATGGGCATCGGGCTCGTCGACCCGATCCTGCCGGCCATCGCCGGCCAGCTCGGCGCCACCAAGGCCCAGACGCTGCTGCTGTTCACCTCCTACCTCGGCATCACCGGCCTGGCCATGCTCCTGACGGGCTGGGTCTCCAGCCGGTTCGGCGCCAAGAAGACGCTCATGACCGGGCTCGTGCTCATCGTCGCCTTCGCCGCGCTCGCCGGGTCCTCCGGCTCCATCGCCGAGATCGTCGGCTTCCGCGCCGGCTGGGGCCTGGGCAACGCCCTGTTCATCGCGACGGCCCTGGCGACCATCGTCGGTGCCGCCAGCGGCGGCACGGCCAACGCGATCATCCTCTACGAGGCCGCCCTGGGCCTGGGCATCGCCACCGGCCCGCTGCTGGGCGGGCTGCTCGGGGAGGTCTCCTGGCGCGGGCCGTTCTTCGGCACCGCCGTCCTCATGGCGATCGCCTTCATCGCCATCGCCACCCTCCTGCCCGCCACGCCGCGACCGGCCGTCAAGACGTCGGTCAAGGACCCCGTGCGCGCCCTGCGCCACCCGGGCCTGCGCACCGTCGCGGTCATGGCCTTCCTCTACAACTTCGGGTTCTTCACCCTGCTGGCCTACACGCCGTTCGCCCTGGGGATCTCCTCCCCCACCCGGCTCGGCCTGGTGTTCTTCGGCTGGGGCGTCTGCCTCGCCGTCGCCTCGGTGGCCCTGGCCCCGCGGCTGCAGCGCCGGTTCGGGGCCGTGCCGGTCGTGTCGGCCATGCTCGCCCTGTTCGCCCTCGTCCTGGTCGTCGAGGCCGTGTTCGTCGAGACCCGGACCGTCCTGGTGGTCGGCACGATCGTCGCCGGGGTCTTCCTCGGGGTGAACAACACCATCGTCACCGAGCTGGTCATGGAGGTCTCCCCCGTCCAGCGGTCCACGGCCTCGGCGGCCTACTCCTGCGTCCGGTTCATCGGCGGCGCGATCGCCGCGTGGGCGGCCGGGGAGCTCGGCGAGGTCTTCACCGACTGGTCCCCCTTCGTGCTGGGCGCGCTCGGGGTGGCCGTCGGGCTCCTCGTCCTGACCGCCGGGCGACGGCACCTCGCCGTCGCCCACCACGACCCCGCCCCGCACTCGGCCGCCGAGGCGCAGGCCGTGACCGCGGGCGACGCCTGA
- a CDS encoding MarR family winged helix-turn-helix transcriptional regulator — MQLTEDLAERLLLSCSALTRSATAAATGPGLSLTQARVLGNLDRGGPQRISRLTALEGCAQPTMTGLVSRLEDTGLVRRTPDPADARAVLVELTDAGREELLANRRRLRGPLTRALHDLPADPGDLERLTRLLEEITHHLDTGRTTRVAP; from the coding sequence ATGCAACTTACTGAGGACCTGGCCGAACGGCTCCTCCTCAGCTGCTCGGCCCTGACCCGCAGCGCCACGGCCGCCGCGACCGGCCCCGGGCTGTCCCTGACCCAGGCCCGCGTCCTCGGCAACCTCGACCGCGGCGGGCCCCAGCGGATCAGCCGGCTCACGGCCCTCGAGGGCTGCGCCCAGCCCACCATGACGGGCCTGGTCTCCCGCCTCGAGGACACCGGCCTCGTCCGGCGGACCCCCGACCCCGCCGACGCCCGCGCCGTCCTCGTCGAGCTCACCGACGCCGGGCGCGAGGAGCTCCTCGCCAACCGCCGCCGGCTGCGCGGGCCGCTGACCCGCGCCCTGCACGACCTGCCGGCCGACCCCGGCGACCTCGAACGACTCACCCGCCTGCTCGAGGAGATCACCCACCACCTCGACACCGGAAGGACCACCCGTGTCGCACCCTGA
- a CDS encoding thymidine kinase, with product MAELVFFSGTMDCGKSTLALQTDHNHRVQGRRGLLFTRFDRAGEATISSRIGLARPALEVGETTDLWREVSSRHAADGLDYVVCDEAQFYAPEQVEQLARVVDDLGVDVFAFGITADFRTRLFPGSARFIELADRVQVPQVEALCWCGRRATHNARTVDGVMVVEGEQVVVGDVGQPEGTLDVGDVGTVEYEVLCRRHHVRRQTKASRSGAPDVSSRTPAPWRR from the coding sequence GTGGCCGAGCTGGTGTTCTTCTCCGGGACGATGGACTGCGGGAAGTCGACGCTCGCGCTGCAGACCGACCACAACCACCGCGTCCAGGGCCGCCGGGGACTGCTGTTCACGCGGTTCGACCGCGCGGGCGAGGCGACGATCTCCAGCCGCATCGGGCTGGCCCGCCCGGCGCTGGAGGTCGGGGAGACGACCGACCTGTGGCGGGAGGTCAGTTCCCGGCACGCCGCGGACGGCCTCGACTACGTCGTGTGCGACGAGGCGCAGTTCTACGCCCCCGAGCAGGTCGAGCAGCTCGCCCGCGTCGTGGACGACCTCGGGGTCGACGTGTTCGCCTTCGGGATCACCGCCGACTTCCGGACCCGGCTGTTCCCCGGTTCGGCCCGGTTCATCGAGCTCGCCGACCGCGTGCAGGTCCCGCAGGTCGAGGCCCTGTGCTGGTGCGGGCGGCGGGCCACCCACAACGCCCGCACGGTCGACGGCGTGATGGTCGTCGAGGGCGAGCAGGTCGTCGTGGGCGACGTCGGTCAGCCCGAGGGGACGCTGGACGTCGGCGACGTCGGCACCGTGGAGTACGAGGTGCTGTGCCGGCGCCACCACGTCCGCCGCCAGACGAAGGCCTCCCGCAGCGGCGCCCCGGACGTCAGCTCTCGTACCCCAGCGCCGTGGCGTCGGTGA